A stretch of Stenotrophomonas indicatrix DNA encodes these proteins:
- a CDS encoding RNA polymerase sigma factor: MLDTTMPAPPAANDVVDETALVRAAAAGDTAAYEQLYRQHAPRVFATLWRLCGGQQARAEDALQEAFLQAWKALPGFRFESSLSTWLHRLGVNAALMELRGRAAGHDHDSLDDVDGGLPEMAVHDGCAGTERDLERALATLPPRARAVLVLHDIEGWKHHEIAGQLQMAVGSSKAQLHRARGLLRARLGDMT, from the coding sequence ATGCTCGACACCACCATGCCCGCGCCGCCTGCCGCCAACGACGTCGTCGACGAAACCGCCTTGGTACGTGCAGCGGCGGCCGGCGATACCGCTGCCTATGAACAGCTGTATCGGCAGCATGCGCCGCGGGTGTTTGCCACCCTGTGGCGGCTGTGTGGCGGGCAGCAGGCGCGTGCCGAGGATGCACTGCAGGAAGCGTTCCTGCAGGCATGGAAGGCACTGCCCGGCTTCCGTTTCGAGAGCAGCCTGTCGACCTGGCTGCATCGGTTGGGAGTGAACGCCGCGCTGATGGAACTGCGCGGTCGTGCCGCCGGGCATGACCATGACAGCCTGGACGACGTGGACGGTGGGCTGCCGGAGATGGCGGTGCATGACGGCTGCGCCGGCACCGAACGCGACCTGGAACGCGCGTTGGCGACCCTGCCGCCGCGCGCGCGTGCGGTCTTGGTGCTGCACGATATCGAAGGCTGGAAACACCATGAAATCGCCGGCCAGCTGCAGATGGCGGTCGGCAGTTCCAAAGCACAGCTGCATCGCGCGCGTGGCCTGCTGCGCGCGCGCCTGGGAGACATGACATGA
- a CDS encoding HD domain-containing protein: MDFAPLTLAPAHWQALQDAYATPPRAYHHFGHVRAVLQHCQEVAAGPGWQQPAEVYLAVLYHDAIYQAGRKDNEARSAALALQAIADWPELASVDASRVEQLILLTARHGELGPADVDAEAALFLDCDMAILAAPEEVFAAYDRGVAEEYKGVVPGFLYRAGRRRFLQGLLRAPRIFLSDFFDQQLDAAARANLRRQLGA, from the coding sequence ATGGACTTCGCCCCGCTGACTCTCGCTCCCGCGCATTGGCAGGCACTGCAGGATGCCTATGCGACGCCACCGCGCGCCTACCACCACTTCGGCCATGTGCGCGCGGTGCTGCAGCATTGCCAGGAGGTGGCTGCAGGTCCGGGCTGGCAGCAGCCGGCCGAGGTTTATCTGGCAGTGCTGTACCACGATGCGATCTACCAGGCCGGCCGCAAGGACAACGAGGCCAGGTCGGCCGCGCTGGCCCTGCAGGCGATCGCAGACTGGCCCGAGCTCGCATCGGTCGATGCCAGCCGGGTCGAGCAGTTGATCCTGCTCACCGCCCGCCATGGCGAGCTGGGCCCGGCCGATGTCGATGCCGAAGCGGCGCTGTTCCTCGACTGCGACATGGCGATCCTGGCGGCACCCGAGGAGGTGTTTGCCGCGTATGACCGCGGCGTGGCCGAAGAGTACAAAGGCGTGGTGCCGGGCTTCCTGTACCGCGCCGGACGCCGCCGCTTCCTGCAGGGGCTGCTGCGCGCGCCGCGGATCTTCCTCAGCGACTTTTTCGACCAGCAGCTTGATGCCGCCGCGCGAGCCAACCTGCGCCGCCAACTGGGCGCCTGA
- a CDS encoding oxidoreductase-like domain-containing protein, which translates to MTVSDTPADPRPLPPEEPGPNECCGSGCPLCVLDLYTEELQRYRKALAEWQARHPDAGP; encoded by the coding sequence GTGACCGTCTCCGATACTCCTGCCGATCCCCGTCCGCTGCCGCCGGAAGAACCCGGTCCCAACGAGTGCTGCGGCAGTGGCTGCCCGTTGTGCGTGCTCGACCTGTACACCGAGGAGCTGCAGCGTTACCGCAAGGCGCTGGCTGAGTGGCAGGCACGGCATCCGGACGCTGGCCCATGA
- a CDS encoding zinc ribbon domain-containing protein YjdM has translation MSSVPACPQCTLENTYADGALWICADCGFEWTAEEGTGSTLVVRDSNGNTLQTGDTVTVIKDLKVKGSSIPLKQGTVIRNIRLVEDDAEHIEGNSDKIKGLVLKTCFLKKA, from the coding sequence ATGTCTTCTGTTCCCGCCTGCCCGCAGTGCACCCTGGAAAACACCTATGCCGATGGCGCGCTGTGGATCTGCGCCGACTGCGGCTTCGAGTGGACGGCCGAAGAAGGTACCGGTTCGACCCTGGTCGTGCGTGACAGCAACGGCAATACCCTGCAGACCGGCGACACCGTCACCGTGATCAAGGACCTGAAGGTCAAGGGCTCCTCAATCCCGCTCAAGCAGGGCACCGTGATCCGCAACATCCGCCTGGTCGAAGACGATGCCGAGCACATCGAGGGCAACTCGGACAAGATCAAGGGCCTGGTGCTGAAGACCTGCTTCCTCAAGAAGGCCTGA
- a CDS encoding YkgJ family cysteine cluster protein: protein MDCRRCDAVCCRLPVLLQPGDHVPGQFLSRDAHGRAVMARNEEGWCAAIDPYHLRCTIYSQRPAICRQFSMGGDDCRRERQDYLRQAESCALSSPST, encoded by the coding sequence ATCGACTGCCGCCGTTGTGACGCGGTCTGTTGCCGGTTGCCGGTCCTGCTGCAGCCCGGCGACCACGTGCCTGGCCAGTTCCTGTCGCGCGATGCACACGGCCGTGCCGTGATGGCGCGCAACGAGGAAGGCTGGTGCGCGGCGATCGATCCGTATCACCTGCGCTGCACGATCTATTCGCAGCGCCCGGCGATCTGCCGCCAGTTTTCGATGGGCGGCGACGACTGCCGCCGCGAGCGGCAGGACTACCTGCGCCAGGCTGAATCCTGCGCGCTTTCCTCCCCTTCCACCTGA
- a CDS encoding mechanosensitive ion channel family protein, whose protein sequence is MMLSLKDHLPAWTHPWLHDIGIALQILITLLAAWLLRVLARRLIRRFADHYTLPPEMVMGARRITSFVVYFSAVLYILSLLGASPSVLWTAFTGFAAVGAVAFFAAWSVLSNIFCTLLIFTTRPFRLHDYIEVLENGEKPGLKGRVIDVNLIYTTLQETGNGHEGTVLQLPNNLFFQRTVRRWRDPTQAPGGIQGDG, encoded by the coding sequence ATGATGTTGTCGCTGAAGGACCACCTGCCCGCCTGGACCCACCCCTGGCTGCATGACATCGGGATCGCCCTGCAGATCCTGATCACCCTGCTCGCCGCCTGGCTGCTGCGGGTGCTGGCGCGGCGCCTGATCCGCCGCTTCGCCGACCACTACACGCTGCCGCCGGAAATGGTGATGGGCGCGCGCCGGATCACCAGCTTCGTGGTCTATTTCAGCGCGGTGCTGTACATCCTCAGCCTGCTCGGTGCATCGCCCTCGGTGCTGTGGACGGCCTTCACCGGTTTCGCTGCGGTGGGCGCGGTGGCGTTCTTCGCGGCCTGGAGCGTGCTGTCCAACATCTTCTGCACGCTGCTGATCTTCACCACGCGACCGTTCCGCCTGCATGACTACATCGAAGTGCTGGAGAACGGCGAAAAGCCCGGGCTGAAGGGCCGGGTGATCGACGTGAACCTGATCTACACCACGCTGCAGGAAACCGGCAACGGCCACGAGGGCACGGTGCTGCAGTTGCCGAACAACCTGTTCTTCCAGCGCACGGTGCGGCGCTGGCGCGACCCGACGCAGGCGCCCGGCGGCATCCAGGGCGACGGCTGA
- a CDS encoding Hsp70 family protein yields the protein MRLGIDFGTSNSAAAIVRDGKLLPIRFGEAEQFRTSVYFPGVVPDPDDFQLDAGQEHELQQLIDSAARAARAAGQERTPQALRREALRALRREWMEARAGKERSASDLLQNAVYGDDALEAYFEEHEGNLVQSPKSMLGYNLHPRARQTITGIAAHILEHIRLTASAQLGQPLRSALLGRPVQFRSSIGEAGNDQALDILREAAGQAGFDHIDFLEEPAAAAMHYHAESRDRHQAVIVDIGGGTTDIAHAEVGGSQAPRIHRAWGIARGGTDIDLALSLSGYMPLFGRGITRVPTHHYVEAATVQDMTRQREFRQHNYDNVDAPWGARLQALQDTGNTARLYRDVERAKIALSGASEHRSTLDYIARDLHVDNSADGLAAAAHGYLSQIRELLAQVRSDIGGDPDAVFLTGGMSRAGYLRQAAAEAFPGARMVHGEPSLGVVQGLALAAASRD from the coding sequence ATGCGCCTCGGCATCGACTTCGGTACCAGCAACTCCGCCGCCGCCATCGTGCGTGATGGGAAGCTGCTGCCGATCCGCTTCGGCGAGGCCGAGCAGTTCCGCACCAGCGTGTACTTCCCCGGCGTAGTGCCCGACCCGGACGATTTCCAGCTCGACGCCGGGCAGGAACACGAACTGCAGCAGCTGATCGACAGCGCCGCCCGTGCCGCCCGCGCCGCTGGCCAGGAGCGCACGCCACAGGCCCTGCGCCGCGAGGCACTGCGCGCCCTGCGCCGGGAATGGATGGAGGCTCGCGCCGGAAAGGAACGCAGCGCCAGCGACCTGCTGCAGAACGCCGTCTATGGCGACGACGCGCTGGAAGCGTATTTCGAGGAGCACGAAGGCAACCTCGTGCAGAGCCCGAAGTCCATGCTCGGCTACAACCTGCACCCACGCGCGCGGCAGACCATCACCGGCATTGCCGCGCACATCCTCGAACACATCCGCTTGACCGCCAGCGCCCAGCTCGGCCAGCCGCTGCGCAGCGCCCTGCTCGGCCGCCCGGTGCAGTTCCGCAGCTCGATCGGCGAGGCCGGCAACGACCAGGCCCTGGACATCCTGCGCGAAGCGGCCGGCCAGGCCGGCTTCGACCACATCGATTTCCTTGAAGAGCCTGCCGCCGCAGCGATGCATTACCACGCTGAAAGCCGCGATCGCCATCAGGCGGTGATCGTCGATATCGGCGGCGGCACCACCGATATCGCGCACGCCGAAGTGGGCGGCAGCCAGGCCCCGCGCATCCACCGTGCCTGGGGTATTGCCCGCGGCGGCACCGATATCGACCTGGCCCTGAGCCTGTCCGGCTACATGCCGCTGTTCGGCCGCGGCATCACCCGCGTGCCCACCCACCACTACGTGGAAGCGGCCACCGTGCAGGACATGACCCGCCAGCGCGAGTTCCGCCAGCACAACTACGACAACGTCGACGCGCCGTGGGGCGCGCGCCTGCAGGCGCTGCAGGACACCGGCAACACCGCCCGCCTGTACCGCGATGTCGAGCGCGCCAAGATCGCCCTCAGCGGTGCCAGCGAACACCGCAGCACGCTGGATTACATCGCCCGCGACCTGCACGTGGACAACAGCGCCGACGGCCTGGCCGCCGCCGCCCATGGCTACCTGAGCCAGATCCGCGAACTGCTGGCCCAGGTCCGCAGCGACATCGGCGGCGACCCTGACGCGGTGTTCCTGACCGGCGGCATGTCCCGCGCCGGCTACCTGCGGCAGGCCGCTGCCGAGGCGTTCCCGGGCGCCCGGATGGTGCACGGCGAGCCCTCGCTGGGGGTCGTCCAGGGCCTCGCGCTGGCGGCAGCCAGCCGGGATTAA
- the mprF gene encoding bifunctional lysylphosphatidylglycerol flippase/synthetase MprF: protein MTAPTDSTASPSTPTWKRVVTIVVPLLILALALHGLAGEFDEHGYRAIRQAFRELSAAQIALTVLLGLASYACLIGFDAIGLRRSGIRVHPARIGITAFLAHTLGQTVGFAALTGGAVRLRGYRSAGLDLAQIGQVVLMSTLGFIFGAWLLIGVALCMEPAAAALALPLDPGAVRVVGIVALLAYAATFVLVGRNGRQFRIFGHGLWLPDRRTMLGVTVLSVVELVLASAAFYVLLPDSTPTGLPGFVGLYLVAVLAGLVSTVPAGLGVFEWSLLKLLPQVAPAAVLAAALIYRVSYYVLPLLLATVLALAPALRQPLQASAGATRAGWYALRPWLPQIIALAAFSVGAALVIDGTLPTPRRHLINASLPILETSHLIGSLAGVALLLIGQGLARRSHAAWMLAMAICVIAPLPIWLRGGQPLIALSALLVAMALWAARREFYRQGALLDEAWSWPWLRNLGLVLVAVTWLLFFTYSHVEYQNELWWQFAVSGNAPRALRALLLVAMALVMFGLARLLHSTRSPLPPADDATLQALAPVLAGATDTQACLVLTADKAVLRDEQHKGFVMMQRYGGSLIAMGDPVGPPEVARALIWRFREEADRLGLRPVFYQVGEAYWQTYLDLGLGLVKLGEEAMVPLHDFGLEGRERADLRQAWNRGKRGGLSFRVAPAEEIPALLPRLHAISNAWLEDKSGDEKGFSLGSYDPDYLVRFPIALVEAEGRIVAFANLWQAPAGAELSVDLMRHVSDAPKGTMDFLFIELFLWGRAQGYARFSLGMAPLSGLAQHRLAGRWNRLAGLLARHGERFYGFSGLRRFKSKFDPQWRPRYLAAPGGMHLPAALLDATRLISLDPRRN, encoded by the coding sequence ATGACCGCACCCACCGATTCCACTGCCTCCCCTTCCACACCGACCTGGAAGCGGGTCGTCACCATCGTCGTCCCGCTGTTGATCCTCGCGCTGGCCCTGCATGGGCTGGCCGGCGAATTCGACGAGCATGGCTACCGCGCCATCCGCCAGGCCTTCCGCGAGCTCAGCGCTGCGCAGATCGCGCTGACCGTGCTGCTCGGCCTGGCCAGCTACGCCTGCCTGATCGGCTTCGATGCGATCGGCCTGCGCCGCAGTGGTATCCGCGTGCACCCGGCACGGATCGGCATCACCGCCTTCCTCGCCCACACCCTGGGCCAGACCGTGGGCTTTGCCGCCCTCACCGGCGGCGCAGTGCGCCTGCGCGGCTACCGCAGTGCCGGCCTGGACCTGGCGCAGATCGGCCAGGTGGTGCTGATGAGCACGCTCGGCTTCATCTTCGGCGCGTGGCTGCTGATCGGCGTTGCGCTGTGCATGGAGCCGGCCGCTGCCGCGCTTGCGCTGCCGCTGGACCCCGGCGCGGTGCGCGTGGTCGGCATCGTCGCGCTGCTCGCCTATGCGGCCACCTTCGTCCTGGTCGGCCGCAACGGTCGCCAGTTCCGCATCTTCGGCCATGGCCTGTGGCTGCCCGACCGGCGCACCATGCTCGGGGTCACCGTGTTGAGCGTGGTTGAACTGGTCCTGGCCAGTGCCGCGTTCTATGTGCTGCTGCCCGATTCCACGCCGACCGGCCTGCCCGGTTTCGTCGGCCTGTATCTGGTGGCCGTGCTGGCCGGCCTGGTGTCGACGGTACCGGCCGGCCTTGGCGTGTTCGAGTGGAGCCTGCTGAAGCTGCTGCCGCAGGTGGCGCCGGCTGCAGTACTGGCGGCGGCATTGATCTACCGCGTCAGCTACTACGTGCTGCCGCTGCTGCTGGCCACCGTGCTGGCCCTGGCGCCCGCGCTGCGGCAGCCGCTGCAGGCCAGCGCAGGTGCCACCCGCGCCGGCTGGTACGCGCTGCGTCCGTGGTTGCCGCAGATCATCGCGCTGGCCGCCTTCAGTGTCGGTGCCGCGCTGGTCATCGACGGCACCCTGCCCACACCGCGACGGCACCTGATCAATGCCTCGCTGCCGATCCTGGAAACCTCGCACCTGATCGGCAGCCTGGCCGGCGTCGCCCTGCTGCTGATCGGCCAGGGCCTGGCCCGCCGCAGCCACGCGGCCTGGATGCTGGCGATGGCGATCTGCGTGATCGCACCGCTGCCGATCTGGCTGCGCGGTGGCCAACCGCTGATCGCCTTGTCGGCATTACTGGTGGCGATGGCGCTGTGGGCGGCGCGGCGCGAGTTCTATCGCCAGGGCGCGCTGCTGGACGAAGCCTGGTCGTGGCCATGGCTGCGCAACCTCGGCCTGGTGCTGGTGGCGGTGACGTGGCTGCTGTTCTTCACTTACAGCCACGTCGAATACCAGAACGAGCTGTGGTGGCAGTTCGCCGTGTCCGGCAATGCGCCGCGCGCGCTGCGTGCACTGCTGCTGGTGGCGATGGCGCTGGTGATGTTCGGCCTGGCGCGGCTGCTGCACAGCACGCGCAGCCCGCTGCCGCCTGCCGACGACGCAACCCTGCAGGCGCTGGCACCGGTGCTGGCCGGCGCCACCGACACCCAGGCCTGCCTGGTGCTGACTGCCGACAAGGCGGTGCTGCGCGATGAGCAGCACAAGGGCTTTGTGATGATGCAGCGCTACGGCGGCTCGCTGATCGCGATGGGCGATCCGGTCGGGCCACCGGAGGTGGCGCGCGCACTGATCTGGCGCTTCCGCGAAGAAGCCGACCGGCTCGGACTGCGCCCGGTGTTCTACCAGGTGGGTGAGGCGTATTGGCAGACCTATCTCGATCTCGGCCTGGGCCTGGTCAAGCTGGGCGAAGAGGCCATGGTGCCGCTGCACGACTTCGGTCTGGAAGGCCGCGAGCGTGCCGACCTGCGGCAAGCCTGGAACCGCGGCAAGCGCGGCGGGCTGTCCTTCCGCGTAGCACCGGCGGAAGAGATCCCTGCCCTGCTGCCACGCCTGCATGCGATTTCCAACGCCTGGCTGGAGGACAAGTCAGGCGACGAGAAAGGCTTCTCGCTGGGCAGCTACGACCCGGACTATCTCGTGCGTTTCCCGATCGCCCTGGTCGAAGCTGAAGGCCGGATCGTGGCCTTTGCCAACCTGTGGCAGGCACCGGCGGGCGCCGAACTGTCGGTGGATCTGATGCGCCACGTCAGCGACGCGCCGAAGGGCACGATGGATTTCCTGTTCATCGAGTTGTTCCTGTGGGGCCGCGCGCAGGGCTATGCACGGTTCTCGCTGGGCATGGCACCGCTGTCCGGCCTGGCCCAGCACCGCCTGGCCGGTCGCTGGAACCGCCTGGCCGGCCTGCTCGCACGACACGGCGAGCGCTTCTATGGCTTCAGCGGCCTGCGCAGGTTCAAGTCGAAGTTCGATCCGCAGTGGCGACCGCGCTACCTGGCCGCGCCCGGCGGCATGCACCTGCCGGCTGCACTGCTGGATGCCACGCGGCTGATCTCGCTGGACCCGCGGCGCAACTGA
- a CDS encoding virulence factor family protein → MRAGLGRAMGLVLALAAVPAVASVQQVSHGRFDQVPVHVPAGAPQRVVIWFHDGADADDSRMPIEALRADGALVASVDVAHLRGVLKREGNSSCAFGAGDVENFSRWVQAFLHLPGYHLPLVGGSGEGAELAYALAAQADTQVFAGLLTSGFCPAHVHERMVCGDGVKHDRLQPSELNFPWLNAAGAPGCSTNSAGPFVQQVAMAREFKRTAAGDATPGLVAAARVIGAQAGVALAPPPDALKGLPVVEVPAQGSGDTLAVFVSGDGGWAGLDKDVAGALAEHGVAVVGIDSLRYFWSERTPQGFAVDLQKIIGHYRQQWQRDKVMLIGFSQGADVLPATINQLDAGTRAGLERIVLLSVGRNADFEFHVSNWLGGGGGGLPIAPEVAKLPADRTLCVYGDKDEDALCPDLPGNDGVHKVKLPGDHHFGGDYDRLAEVILKGGV, encoded by the coding sequence ATGCGTGCAGGGCTGGGCAGGGCGATGGGACTGGTGTTGGCGCTGGCGGCGGTGCCAGCGGTGGCGTCAGTGCAGCAGGTCAGCCATGGACGTTTCGATCAGGTGCCGGTGCATGTTCCGGCCGGGGCACCGCAACGGGTGGTGATCTGGTTCCATGACGGCGCCGATGCCGATGACAGCCGCATGCCGATTGAAGCGCTGCGCGCCGATGGTGCACTGGTCGCATCGGTGGATGTGGCCCACCTGCGTGGCGTGCTCAAGCGCGAAGGCAACAGCAGCTGCGCGTTCGGCGCGGGCGATGTCGAGAATTTCTCGCGTTGGGTACAGGCGTTCCTGCATCTGCCGGGGTATCACCTGCCGTTGGTCGGCGGCAGCGGCGAAGGCGCCGAACTGGCCTATGCGCTGGCAGCGCAGGCCGACACCCAGGTCTTTGCCGGCCTGCTGACCTCGGGATTCTGCCCGGCACATGTGCACGAGCGCATGGTCTGCGGTGATGGCGTGAAGCACGACCGCCTGCAGCCCAGCGAACTGAATTTCCCGTGGTTGAACGCGGCCGGCGCGCCGGGGTGTTCGACCAACAGCGCTGGCCCGTTCGTGCAGCAGGTTGCAATGGCGCGTGAATTCAAGCGCACCGCCGCTGGCGATGCGACACCGGGGCTGGTGGCCGCCGCGCGGGTGATCGGCGCACAGGCCGGGGTCGCGCTGGCACCGCCGCCGGATGCCCTGAAGGGGCTGCCGGTAGTGGAAGTGCCGGCGCAGGGCAGCGGTGACACGTTGGCGGTGTTCGTTTCCGGCGATGGCGGCTGGGCCGGCCTGGACAAGGACGTGGCCGGCGCCCTGGCCGAACATGGCGTGGCGGTGGTTGGCATCGATTCGCTGCGTTATTTCTGGAGCGAACGCACGCCGCAGGGATTCGCTGTCGATCTGCAGAAGATCATCGGCCACTACCGCCAGCAATGGCAGCGCGACAAGGTGATGCTGATCGGTTTCTCGCAGGGCGCCGACGTGCTGCCAGCCACCATCAACCAGCTTGATGCAGGCACCCGCGCTGGCCTAGAGCGCATCGTGCTGCTGTCGGTGGGCAGGAACGCCGACTTTGAATTCCATGTCAGCAACTGGCTGGGCGGCGGTGGCGGCGGCCTGCCGATCGCGCCGGAAGTGGCGAAGCTGCCGGCGGACAGGACCCTGTGCGTGTACGGCGACAAGGACGAGGATGCGCTGTGCCCCGATCTGCCGGGCAACGACGGCGTGCACAAGGTCAAATTGCCGGGTGACCATCACTTCGGCGGTGACTACGATCGCCTGGCCGAGGTGATCCTCAAGGGCGGCGTGTAA
- a CDS encoding DUF998 domain-containing protein, which produces MTRARPAATLALVALLLFVVTALWTQFARADLDWVKATLSLYLHGPWGLALRSAYCLLALAIAVLGIALYRHSVGPRRSAAAPLLFCVAAVGLATVAIGDSWLPAATPLLAPLIHGLAANTAFLCASVGMLLQAWYLRREPGWRGSAALLWGWAWLAFVLLWVHVLWRGGPPRGLGQKLVIAVIVGWLLWLALALYRRGRAAGTR; this is translated from the coding sequence ATGACGCGGGCCCGTCCGGCCGCGACGCTGGCGCTGGTGGCACTGCTGTTGTTCGTGGTGACCGCGTTGTGGACGCAGTTCGCGCGGGCCGACCTGGATTGGGTGAAGGCCACCTTGAGCCTGTACCTGCATGGGCCGTGGGGCCTGGCGCTACGCAGCGCCTACTGCCTGCTGGCACTGGCCATCGCCGTGCTCGGTATCGCGTTGTATCGGCACAGCGTGGGGCCGCGGCGCAGCGCAGCGGCACCGCTGTTGTTCTGCGTGGCTGCCGTTGGCCTGGCCACCGTCGCCATCGGTGACAGCTGGCTGCCTGCGGCAACGCCGTTGCTGGCGCCGTTGATCCACGGCCTGGCCGCCAATACCGCCTTCCTGTGCGCCAGCGTCGGCATGCTGCTGCAGGCCTGGTACCTGCGCCGCGAGCCAGGCTGGCGGGGCAGTGCGGCGCTGTTGTGGGGCTGGGCCTGGCTGGCCTTCGTGCTGCTGTGGGTACACGTGCTGTGGCGCGGTGGCCCACCGCGTGGGCTGGGGCAGAAACTGGTGATCGCGGTGATCGTCGGCTGGCTGCTGTGGTTGGCGCTGGCGCTGTATCGCCGCGGGCGTGCCGCCGGCACCCGCTGA
- a CDS encoding transglutaminase domain-containing protein encodes MRRLAARCFLLPLLALGAPALSAQDAPAAAPAIPTISTVKVTAASVPTPEQVLAIPPAMREMLQKQVISRSYSRDQRLQALVEMIFSQHGLDLQYDADATYTVSEIWQHQRANCLAFTLLFVTLAREAGIQARVQEVGQVVSWYQDQDQGVVYNVGHVNAGVDVGGRYGTVDLDRNVLYDRHGPQPIGRERALAHYYNNRGAEQLADGDLSGARAFFDAALAQDPEFASTWNNIGVLDNRLGDDQAARTALDTALRLDGRQSAALNNASALYRKLGMTAQAEAMQKKLQSVQREDPFAQYMQGAQAERAGDLDKAITYYRRAVRLYDTAHQFHFGLARVYFLTGRLQRADRELLRAQELGGSTQQARYQAKLDSLARWRAQQAKR; translated from the coding sequence ATGCGCCGTCTTGCCGCCCGATGCTTTCTCCTGCCACTGCTCGCGCTCGGCGCGCCAGCCCTGTCCGCGCAGGATGCTCCAGCCGCTGCGCCCGCCATCCCGACCATCTCCACCGTAAAGGTCACCGCCGCCAGCGTGCCGACACCCGAACAGGTGCTCGCGATCCCGCCGGCGATGCGCGAGATGCTGCAGAAGCAGGTGATCAGCCGCAGCTACTCGCGCGACCAGCGCCTGCAGGCGCTGGTGGAAATGATCTTCAGCCAGCACGGCCTGGACCTGCAGTACGACGCCGATGCGACCTACACCGTCAGCGAGATCTGGCAGCACCAGCGCGCCAACTGCCTCGCCTTCACCCTGCTGTTCGTCACCCTCGCCCGTGAGGCCGGCATCCAGGCGCGGGTGCAGGAAGTCGGCCAGGTGGTGTCGTGGTACCAGGACCAGGACCAAGGCGTTGTCTACAACGTCGGGCACGTCAACGCCGGCGTGGATGTCGGTGGCCGCTACGGTACGGTCGACCTGGACCGCAACGTGCTGTACGACCGCCACGGGCCGCAACCGATTGGCCGCGAACGGGCGCTGGCGCACTACTACAACAACCGGGGCGCGGAGCAGCTGGCCGATGGCGACCTGAGCGGAGCACGTGCCTTCTTCGATGCCGCGCTGGCGCAGGATCCGGAGTTCGCCTCGACATGGAACAACATCGGCGTGCTCGACAACCGCCTGGGCGATGACCAGGCGGCCCGCACGGCGCTGGACACGGCACTGCGCCTGGACGGACGCCAGAGTGCAGCGCTGAACAACGCCAGTGCGCTCTATCGCAAACTGGGCATGACGGCGCAGGCGGAAGCCATGCAGAAGAAGCTGCAGTCGGTGCAGCGCGAGGACCCGTTCGCGCAGTACATGCAGGGTGCCCAGGCCGAACGCGCTGGCGACCTGGACAAGGCGATCACGTACTACCGGCGGGCGGTGCGCCTGTACGACACCGCGCACCAGTTCCACTTCGGCCTGGCGCGGGTGTATTTCCTGACGGGCCGGCTGCAGCGTGCGGACCGCGAACTGCTGCGGGCGCAGGAACTGGGCGGATCAACGCAGCAGGCACGCTACCAGGCCAAGCTGGACAGCCTGGCCCGCTGGCGTGCGCAGCAGGCCAAGCGCTGA
- a CDS encoding DUF4097 family beta strand repeat-containing protein, protein MRTLSPFCAALLLVPAMALADTRVDERHNVAAGGRIELSNVAGKVTVRGWDRNDVQLTGTLSDGLQLRQEKSANRVRWEIEYPRRGNNGGATLTLNVPRSVELLLSTVSADQDISGVDVRRLQADTVSGNLAAAGRSGDSVLNTVSGNVTARLQTPRLDLNTVSGRIEAGGGVSGEIGAQTVSGRVGVDAGRIQRLVVETVSGGIDLSATALAPGGRIDVESVSASVSLRLPRTVSAQLSVNSFSGSINSDAGKVERPRYGPGSSLDARLGSGDGDIRVQSHSGSVQVRLDR, encoded by the coding sequence ATGCGAACCCTTTCCCCTTTCTGCGCGGCCCTGCTGCTGGTGCCCGCCATGGCGCTGGCCGATACACGCGTCGATGAACGCCACAATGTTGCTGCAGGCGGCCGCATTGAACTGAGCAACGTCGCTGGCAAGGTGACTGTACGCGGCTGGGACCGCAATGACGTGCAGCTCACCGGCACGCTCAGCGACGGCCTGCAGCTGCGCCAGGAAAAGAGTGCCAACCGGGTGCGCTGGGAAATCGAGTATCCGCGACGCGGCAACAATGGCGGCGCCACCTTGACCCTCAACGTGCCGCGCTCGGTGGAGCTGCTGCTGAGCACGGTCAGTGCCGACCAGGACATCAGTGGCGTGGACGTGCGGCGGCTGCAGGCAGATACCGTCAGCGGTAACCTTGCCGCCGCCGGTCGTAGTGGCGACAGCGTGCTCAACACGGTCAGCGGCAATGTCACTGCGCGGTTGCAGACCCCGCGGCTGGACCTGAACACGGTCAGCGGCCGAATCGAGGCCGGCGGGGGCGTTTCCGGTGAGATCGGGGCGCAGACGGTGTCTGGCCGGGTAGGCGTCGATGCCGGTCGCATCCAGCGCCTGGTGGTGGAGACGGTATCCGGAGGCATCGACCTGTCGGCGACGGCACTGGCACCAGGCGGGCGCATCGACGTCGAGTCGGTCAGTGCCTCGGTCAGCCTGCGCCTGCCGCGCACGGTGTCGGCGCAGCTGTCAGTGAACAGCTTCAGCGGGTCGATCAACAGCGACGCCGGCAAGGTGGAGCGGCCGCGCTATGGGCCGGGCAGCAGCCTGGATGCGCGGCTGGGCAGCGGCGACGGCGATATCCGCGTGCAGTCGCACTCGGGTAGTGTGCAGGTGCGCCTGGACCGCTGA